CTGGCTGTTTCGAGATGAGCGGTTGCGGTTGAATCTGACCAGAACGGGATCGCCAAGAtcgccacactgccacaccccGCGCCCCAGCGCTCAGGAGCGATGTGCGGGGACAATGCGCTGAAACCTCGCAGCTCTGGTGCAGCGTGGTGTCACGTCAGACTGACTTCTGAGGAAGTCTTACGTTTCCAGTAGCCAGTCCTGTTTCTGGAATTACAGGGCGTTTCCTGAGTTTTTTATCGAAGTATTTTTGGCACAGGGTAGCTCCACTGTGCTGAAGGAGGATTGGAATTCATTAACGTGTCTGATGTGATCTGTCAGATGAGATCAGGGCGCACGTCTTCTCTCTGTGCCTTGTCTTTACAGCAGAGAAGCTGACTCCCTGTACTTTAGTAAAGGATAATTGCATATTTGGTTTCAGTGTGTATGGTGCCAACTGCcctcttttaaaaagcaaatttcCAGTGACATCATGCCTCGGTCAAATGCATGTCTGTTGAAtgcacagtgcatttaaaatatatgtgaatTTATGTGGAAATTTGCACCGTGCAATACTGTAAAGTTTTATGTATGTTCTCTTCTCTTTAGAAGTATTGGTTTTCTATAGCATGGTTGTATAAAATGCAGATTTACAAAATTCCACTTGTGTACAATGGTTTTGCTAGTAATTGACATTTGGATATTTGACATCCTTGAACAATATGCTTTTCATTGTGAATTCACTGCCTGACtgtcaacattacattacattgttgtcatgtATCCAAAGCAACATGCATAGATtaccattttatatattaccagtttatacagctggatatttcctcaGGCAGTTGTTGGTCAAGTCGCTTGCCTGAGAAtgcagcagcaatgtcccagtgAGGAACTGAACATGCAGCCTTTTGGTCATGAGCCCTGCCCCCTTACCGCCCCGCCACACCTCACTGCAGCCCTATTGTAAATGCATCATAAATGCATCAGTCATGAGGtgcctttctgtgtctgtcatctTCAGACTGCCTGCAGCTTTAATGTGACCGACCGTGGCGTTGCACACATATGCAAGTTCAGTTTTCCTTGTTTTCGTCCCACTGGTTTCACGAACCCCTGACTATGCACATGCTGTAGTGAAGTGCACATGTATGGAGGTATGCATTTGTGTCCAGCGGCGGAAAGGTTAGATCCCGCAGGACGCTGCGGCTGCAACCCCATCCGGTCTCCCCTGtgtcactgcactgtgactgGTTGCCTTTCGTACGGGTCCAGAAAGCCTGCAGTGTTCCCTCAACATTACTGCAGTGCTGCGCACACTGCTACAAAAAGGAGCAAAACCTTACAGCAATGTTGTGAGTAGGGTTTTGtgctgcttcctctctgcaggagaAGTGATGTAACCTCTCATGTCCTGGTGTGCCTGGTTATTTCCTGTGCGGTTGCAGCCTTGTGCACTTGCTGAAGTTTGCAGATCACAGATTTATGGTGATCCAATGTGAtttgcacacacagaacagtcGGGTTGAATGGAGAGCTCTGCTCTGGATGACAGAGCGTGGCGGCTCATTTGCCTGTTATTACTGATAACACCACGCCTCAGATGATAACACACAAATCCGGGCTTATACAGCCTCTTTCCCCAgtgctcctgtctctcccctttCAGGGAAGGACGCTGCATAACCCAACGCCACCGTTTCCTTAGAAAGGAAGTTGGTTGTTCGAAAGAAGGGGGAAGTGGCATTAGTTGATTCAGTGACTTTAGTGCTTTTTATGACATGGAAGCGTGACGGCTCAGAGAATATGGATCAGATATCAGTGACTGTGGCTGTTCAGAGAAAAACCAAGTACATGAGTGCTTTTCCatctgggtttgtgtgtgacGTGCGGTTTCCTGAACGGCTTGTTCTGTACACTTTTTCACGCTGTTGGAGATAGGAGGGGCTCATGCCGACTTTCTGGGGAAGGAGCAGTGTGGTTTTGTAGCTCACAGCACCGGCCGTGATTACCGTACCTCCAGGGGTAGAGCGTGCCTCACATACCTAAATACACACTCCCAACGAGGCGCTGACCTAGCAGGGCAGGCCTACAGAACAGACCCCAGAGGTGAACTCCCGGCTTCCGGATAGACCCTTTGGATCCAGAAATTCTGTTCTGTGTGCGGTTCTGGAATCCTAGCTGGTATGGCGTTCTGTCCCTTTGTCCCTGCGCCCTAAgattaaaaacatgcaaaaacagcaTTGTTCCTTCCTCTGCTGTATGTGGCAGCAGCCTTCCGAAGcgtgtcatttgtgttttgcagCGTGTGGCGACTGCAGGTGAATGTCCCCTGAGAGAAGGTGTCATGCGCAGCAGACAGAATTCGTCACGCCTGTGACAGGCTCGGGCTTGTTCGGACACGGGGAGCCTGTCCTGATGCGTGTTGGTGTGAAAAACGTTGGGTTGGAACGGCCCACGCGTGAGCGCTCGTGAACAGGCAGCGGTGAGGGCTCTGAGCCAGGTGGGGCAGTGAGGTTTTTAAGAGTAGCTAAAGGTTACCTGTATTCTGCACTGTCacaggctgggggggtgggggggggggtaaaagcTGGGCAGCCAGCGAAAGGGCccggttttatttttaaacctcaCTGCTGTTTCTTACACCCTCTTTGCAAGCTCAGGAGCACTTCTGTGCGTGTGCGCTGACACTGCAGCTGAATCATGACCTGTTTTTACATCCAAATTCGCAGTCATGTctcatctttgtgttttttgtattaaatgctGATTTCACACTCTGTTTCATTTCtaatgctgtctgtgtttcGATATCCTGTTCCCGCGATCTGTGGTTTGTCAGGTTCTTCAGTCAGTAGTAGAATCCGAGCTGTGGAGCCCGTGGCGGATAAGGTGTCTGCTTGGCAGATGACTTTTCCTGCTAACTGCCCGGGACTTCCTCAGAAAGAGACGAGGGGGCAGGACCTCCTCTATCAGTTAATCGTTTTTCCTTTTAGATACCATGTATGTGGATGTAAGGACACCATTAACCTTTTCCTTGGAAGTCCCCCCTGAGAAGGGCTTATTCCAAAGAAAGAGCATTAGTCAGATATTAGCAGGAACTTGAGAATATAGACTTAAAGGACTGGTAGAATTTTAGGGTGAGAGAGTTTAGGGATTCACAGATATCTTCTTCActaatgagagggagaggggtctTTCATTAGAACAGATGAAGAATAATGATGAGAACAAGCCGTCCAGCCCAACTAGGCTGATCATTTTGTCTATAGTCTAGGCTGTATCGGCGCAGAGCCTCCTGCTCTTGAAAACACTCTCTGCTTCAGCTACAAATCCTACCAAGctgtttcatgcatttttaacactgagagaaaaaaatcatccttATATCAGGATAAAATTTACCTTGAACTGATTTCCACCAACATCCTGTTGTAATGCTGAGGGAACTAATCTTAGTATAACCTCTGTCAGCAGATCAAtcacttttaaacttttaaaaaccTCAGTCAGATCTCTCcagattcttctttttttctgggaaaaaagatTGTGTCTTTTCAGtggtctgtatgtgtgcgtatgtgcgcgtgtgtacgtatgtgcgtgtgtgtgtgtatgtgcgtgcgtgtgtgtgtgtatgctctgaCTGCATGCAtgaatgagtatgtgtgtgtggatgggtcCTAtctgcttgtgcgtgtgtgtgtgtatgtgtgtgtgtgtgtttgtgtgtgtgtgtgtgtgtgtttatgtgtttgtgtgtatgctctgACTGCATGCAtgaatgagtatgtgtgtgtggatgggtcCTAtctgcttgtgcgtgtgtgtgtgtgtttgtgtgtgtgtgtgtgtgtgtttatgtgtttgtgtgtatgctctgACTGCATGCAtgaatgagtatgtgtgtgtggatgggtcCTAtctgcttgtgcgtgtgtgtgtgtgtgtgtgtgtgtgtgtatgctctgaCTGCATGCATgaataagtatgtgtgtgtggatgggtcctatctgcttgtgtgtgtgtgtgtgtgtgtgtgtgtgtgcgtgtgtgcgtgtgtgcgtgtgtttgtgtgcgtgcgtgcgtgcgtgtgcgcgtgtgcgtgtgtgtgcatgtgtgtgcgtgtgtgtgtgtttgttaggtGAGTAGGCAGAAGGAGACGCTTCTGGCCATGCAGGTGTTCCCCTGTCGCACATGGTGTGATCATGTGATCGTGGAGCCAGTACCGTGCCACACGGCAGGGGAAACACTGCTTTTGGTCATCCCCTGAAAGCTGGAGTGAAAGACAATGGGGCATCCGAGCGGCtaaagacaggaagagggaatgagagagagagatgcactgGTGTGCGTCCATCGTCATGGTGAAGCTGAACATGGACTGCTCTTAACTATGGCGATTTTGCTGGGAGGGTCGAGCTTACTTCATTCTGTCAGCCTCATTTATGCGGAGGTCTGTCATTTGAGATCAGCTTCTGCAAGCTGAGAGAGCAGTTTAGCATCACCAGAGCAGAACAGTTTCCAGGCAGGGTTACTCGGGTGGAGGCGGTGAAGTCGCTAATCGTGTTTCCTGCTTTTACTTGCCTTAGAATTGTACTACCATTACCTGCAGCCTCTTTCACCATTATCTGTGTCCTGTGCTGGTAAGATTTTATGTTGGTGTGATTTGATGGTTGGTGTGGCTGATTGTTTCTAAAAGCTGATTCGGATATGGTCATcagctctgtgcagtgttgCGTCATGTTAAAGACAGTTTGCGTGGCAATTCATATTGAGAGTTATCAGAAGGAAGGAGGCACATGACTGTAGGTTGAAAATCATGAATGtttcagcaaaataaatgaacaaaatgaaatactggTTTCCCCGAACTAACAACAGTTCCTGCATTTTTTGACTAGATGGAGAAAAGGCACTAATACAGGGGTCCTTCAGAGAGGTCTGAGCCCCTGAATGTGGGCCTGTTCTGTGCATCCAGAAAGCTCCAGCTGTGCAGTTTAGTGTTTACGTAAATGCTGTCATCCTGAGGGAGGCAGCGTGGAGTACTTCTCCAGTGCTCATGGTCTGCCATGGTTGGAGTGTTTTGGGGAGGAAGGAGAGTTATATTTTTACTGTGCTTCACTGCCCCTTAAGTTACCCACGGCAACCAAACAAACAGCTATCTGACAGCGACGATGTTCCTCTTTTCTCAGCATTCCAGAATGATGCGGTCACCCCTGTACCCCCTTTTTGGCCCTGAAACCTGCAATGaagtgcgtgcacacacacacgcacacacgcacacacacacacacacacacacacacacacacacacacacacacacacacacacacacatacgcacacacactcataatcacacactctctctctctctctctttctctctctctctctgacacacacacacacacacacatacgcacacacactcataatcacacactcactctctctctctctctctctttctctctctctgacacacacacacacacagactcatgcataaatgcagagacacatgcacatacaatcacacagtCATGTgtagagcacacacacactcgtaaACATGGtattcatgcatgcatatgccacatgcacacagtacgCACATACAAAAGAATGCACCCACTCAATGCACAGACATACCCTTTCACTAAACTGGGCTcttgcatgcgcacacacacacacacacacaaacttatgCAAATACTTTTTGCAGTGCGTCAGGGCTGGTTTATTTTGAATTCATGGAATGTGTTGAAGGGACGCAGTCGTCATTTTCTGGAATTACTTGGGAAGAGGAGATGCATGATTAGGAGTCAGTGTAGGAAGAGGAGGCAGATCCCTTCTCCTTTCTGTAGAGACTCTGAAGGGTGCTGTATCTGATAAAACATGGCACGGATCAGCATCTCAAAATTGCAGCATACTTTATTTGTTGAAACATGTCATGGATCAGAGTGTCTTGAGATTGCATTTTGTTGTATCTGGTAAAACACGGTATGGATCAGCGTCTCTTTAAATTGCAACATATTGTACCTGATAAAACATGGTATGGATCCGCGTCTCTTTAAATTGCAGCATATTGTACCTGATAAACCACGGTATGGATTGCGtgtttctccatccctctgtccaCAGGCAGGACGGCCCTGCAGAGGTGGCGTCCTGCAGGGGTTCGGGGATGGACGATcacatggaggaggaggaggaggagggagagactcCACACACTGCCCCGCCCATCACCCCccaccagcacagcacacccAACGAGCACCAGAGGGATGACCTGGACGGGACGATTGGACTCCTGAACGGGCGGGGCAATGGTCACTCCCCAACACCCAGCAGGGGTAAGGGTCACTTGCCAACTCCCAGAAGGGTTATAGGTTATTCACCAACACCAGTCAGGATTACAGATTAATATTTATCAGTCTTCAGAGTTTGAGGTCAATGAGCAACACTCAGCGGGGTTACAGGTTAACGACCAGCACCCTGCAAGGTTACAGGTTAATGACTAGCACCCTGCAAGGTTACAGGTTAACGACCAGCACCCTGCAAGGGTTACAGGTTAACAACCAGCACCCTGCAGGGTTACAGGTTACCAACCAGCACCCTGTAAGGTTACAGGTTACCAACCAGCACCCTGCAGGGTTACAGGTTACCGACCAGCACCCTGCAAGTTTTACAGGTTAATGACCAGCACCCTGCAAGGTTAAAGGTTAATGACAAGCACTCAGGAGGGGTTTATGCCAAATTTTAGCATCATTTAAGTTGACCCACTGAAGTCAGCCTTACCATGGAAACCGTGATAAAGCAGTTAAGAGCACACGTGTGAGAGACGTTTTGCTGACTCTCTGATGGACAGAGATGTATACTCTCAGGCCATTTTATGTATTGTGAAATCACAGGTTGCACAATAGTCGGGAAGGGTCTGTTTTTCACTGCGAAATGGAGACTGTGATCTCTTTAAAAGTCACAGTGTCTGCTTGACCTGTTAGAATtcagtttgtctgtttgtcagtATGATTTGACAGGGAAAGGTCTTGCCAGCAGTGGCAGCTCATCACACTCTTAAAAGACAGGATATCCTCCCTGCTTGAGTGGCTCAGGCTCTCAGGTCATGTTTGGTATCGATTTTAATTTTGATGCAGGCAGGAAGTGTGGGTAACCACCCCATAGGAGATTAAGATaccagacagaaagaggaagaaataaatttaaaaaggcatgaaaaatgGAGGTGATGATGATACTaagtttttcctctctctctctctctctctctctctctctctctctctctctctctctctctctctctctctgtgtgtgtgtgtgtgtgtgtgtgtgtgtgtgtgtgtgtgtgtgtgtgtgtgtgtgtgtgtgtgtatgtctctctaatctctctgtgtgattgcatatgtgtatgtgcatctttgtgtctgtgcatgtatgtgtatgcatatgcgtgtgtgtgtctgttaatttctgtttgtgcctctgcctctgtgtgcgtgtgcgtttgtgtgtgtgtgtgtgtgtgtgtgtgtgtgtgtgtgtaggtcgGCTGGCACAGACTGAGGCTCTCACTGCGGTGGAGCTCTCGGAGGAGCGGGGCGAGCCCCAGAGCAAGCGTCACCCCACCTCCCGGCCCCGCCGCAATCCCTTTGCGGGCTCCTTCGCTCTGGACCCCCTGGGTGGCCTCGGGGGGGACCCCCGGAAGCCCTACCTGAGCCTGGGCTGCGGAGGGGGAGGCAGGCTGCCGGTCTCCGTGCCCCCCTCGCTGGCCCGCACCCACCGGCAGACGTCCCGGTCCGACTGCCCCGCCGACCGCCTCAAGTTCTTCGAGACGCTGCGTCTCCTGCTGCGCCTCACCTCCATGTCATCCAAAAAGAAGGAGCGGGAGCAGCGGGGCCCCGAGCCTTCGGGCGTCCCGGGACACAGCACCGAGGTGGTGTGGCTGGAGCTGCAGGCCTGGCACGCCCGCCGCAGCGTGCCCGACCAGGACCTGTTCCTCTACAACGCCCGCAAGGACATCCCGGATACCATCGAGCGCGTGCTCACCTTCAGGGTGGACTACCGCGGGCTGGGGGCGCCGCCGCGGGCGGAGGGTGGGGCGTGGCCCGGGGGGGCGCACCTGCAGCGGCAGCGGCTGGCGCTGGAGCAGGTGAAGCGGGTGATGGGGCTGCTGGAGTCGGTGGAGGCACTGTACCCGTCCCTGCAGACCCTGCAGAGGGACTACGAGGGGTATGCCGCGCGGGACTTCCAGGCCAGGGTGCAGGCGCTCTGCCTGTGGCTGAACATCACGCAGGACCTCAACCAGAAGCTGTGGCTGATGGGGACAGTGCTGGGGCTGCGAGACCCGTCCCGCCTGGGCTGGCCCGTCTTCCAGAACCCCTCCCCGCGCTGCTCGCGGGCcgacgaggacgaggaggaagaggaggacgaagcggaggaggaagagggagacacGCTGGCCAATCTGGGCACTGCACTGTCGCCCTGCTCCCTGCACGAGCTCACCCGGCTACTTTCGGAGGAGGGGCTGGCCTGCCCGACGGGTAGCCCCGCCCCAGAGAGCGTCGGCCGGCCCGGGCCTCGCCCCTTCTCCATCTACCGGCCCTTCGTGGACAAAGCGCTAAAGCAGATGGGGCTTCGCAAGCTCATCCTGAGGCTGCACAAGCTGATGGGCCGCTCCCTGCAGAGGGCACGGGCGGCACTGCTCAGCCACGCCCCCACACAGGAGGTGAGGGcagagctgggggtggggtggggctggagggCGGGGcggtggggggctggggtggggtgtggaTGTGGGTTAGGGGGAGTGTCCAGAAGGAGAGAGTACAGTGAGGAGGCAAACAGTGGGGCTGGTGATACATGTGGAGGAGTGGAGTCCTTAGCTTAGACTAGGAGCACAAAGGGAGTGAGCTGGGTGTGGGTTGGTACAGGAGTGAAAAGGATCATGggagttagtttttttttaaatgtgtttttctttgcatgAGCTGAAGGTGTTGGTTTATATTAATGTGTCCTGGTGTTGATTCTCATTACCAAACTGCTCTGCTCTGAGGAATCTTTATTCTAGTGCCACTGGATCGGGTAGGGAGGGTGTGAAACAGGACCCAAGTGAAGCACCAGCTGGTCTTTCCGGATAGGAGCTCATTGATATTAACAACGGAAGATGCTGTTTGAAAGAGAGTGCATTCTGTGTTGTGGCCAACTTCAGCAACAGTCATATCCCACTCTCCCTTtgcatgaaactgaaattttagGTTTTCTCTCAAGCAGGTGGTTACTGTATTCATACACCTCATTTTTCCGTATTCAGTCAATAGATTGATGAGAGACACAAAATATGCGctcatttgaaatgcttttctgttgtTCTGAGGCCGAGCATTAAGCTACTCAGTAGAATGCACCAGTCAGTCAGATCAGAGGAAGATCAGAATGACTGTTTCTTCCCCCACAAGGAAACGGAGGGCATCATGGTTTCACTTTTACATTGGTTTCTGTGGTTTCTCTGAAAATGTGCCAGAACAGAGTGTTGTACACACTGCAGTTTTTACCACAGCAAGGAGCGGCTGTCTGATCGTTACCTTAAAAAGATGTGATAAAAAACACCCTTATCTGCATGCGATTTTTGGCCTCTTGTGAGCTGCTGAAGGAGTGGGAAACTCCAGTAGGGAGCGCTTTTTCTGTGGAGGCTTTCTTCTATCAGGAATGGCATCTTGGAGGAGGTGAGAGGGCCTCTCGAGAACTGAAAGCGTTTTAACCGCATAGCGAGGCGGATGACCTTCAATGACCTTTCTCGAGCAGCCTCAGCTGGCCCATTAGAGGTTGTCAGTTCTGTTTGGTTTAGTCCAAAAGCCGCTGCTGGATGGTTAGGACCGCCAGCCAATCGTTCTCTCTCtggttttatttgcatttcatcagTTTTGCCAATTATCACTTTTGACTTTCTCAATTGACAGTTACTGTAGGAGCCAAATGTTGCTGATAATTCAGTTGTAATTTTCTTTCTGTACACTGGATGTCACTGTTATTAATTGGGGTGCTCAGGTATATAGGTAGCCAAGTTCAATGTTGTGGTTAGGTGTTTGACCCCGGAAGGGCAAAGGGTTTGACCACTAGGTTCACGCTGGGCTCACGCCTGCTGTAGGCTGTACCGCGAGTTTGTTTGGTGTGGTGTTTTGTGAATGGACATTGAGCTTTATCTGTGGCTGCCAGGGAATAAATGAAGATTGCTTTGCCACTAAAGAACTGTCTGCGGACTCTTTGCTGAACAAACTGGTAGGCTTAGCAAATTTAGCAACGTCAAGTTGAGCGCGTCAGCCAGGTCATTCCTGGGGTTAAAACACTTCAGAAGTTCCGTATTAGACCGAACTTCTTTAACACTTACATTATGAATTGGCGTAGCGGCCGTCCTTAACGAGGACTGATTTGGAAGCTTTGCGACTCcattctctgtctcctgtctctgaTGCGCAGTTTTCGGAGTTCCCCGACCCGCTGCTCTACAGCGATTACCTGCCGGAACTGTCCCCTCACCTGGCCCACAGCACCCCTGGGTGCGAGGAGGCGGGGCCGGAGCGAGTCTCGTGGGAGGAGCTCCTGGCCATGGACCTGCCCTCTTTCCAGCCGGCGTTCCTGGTGCTGTGCCGAGTTCTGCTCAACGTCATCCATGAATGCCTGAAGCTCCGCCTCGAACAGAGACCTGCAGGAGAGCCATCGCTACTCAGCATCAAACAGGTCCGAAACTCACTCACTACTCGCTAACTCACTCATCCTCACTGCTCAGTGTCAAACAGGTCTGAaactcacaaactcactcagtctccctgtgtctccctgtctgtgtgtgtgtgtgtgtgtgtgcgcgcgcgtgtgtatgtgtgtgtgtgtgtgtgcacgtatgtgtgtatgtgtgtgtgcgctcctTGCAGCTGGTGCGTGAGTGTAAGGAGGTTCTGAAGGGCGGTGCTCTGATGAAGCAGTATTACCAGTTCATGCTATGTGGCGTCGTCACCGACCCCCTGCAGGCCAATGGCAACATTGATGACTTCGAGGAGGACCTGCACAAGATGCTGATGGTAGGACCTGCAGACCAAGCGCCACCGCTGTCCACCTGCACAGACATACCAGTCCACCTGCGCAGACATACCAGTCCACCTGCGCAGACATACCTGTCCACctacacagacatactgtacctGTCCACCAGCACCACACCAGTCCACCTGCACAGACATACCTGTCCACCTGCGCAGACATACCTGTCCACCTGCGCAGACATACTGTACCTGTCCACCAGCACCACACCAGTACCCCTGCGCAGACATACCAGTCCACCTGCGCAGACATACCTGTCCACCtgcacagacatactgtacctGTCCACCAGCACCACACCAGTACACCTGTGCAGACATTACAGTGCCCTGTGCCTCCACAGGTGTATTTTGACTACATGCGCAGCTGGATCCagatgctgcagcagctgccacAGGCGTCTCACAGCCTGAAGAACCTGCTGGAGGTGGAGTGGAGCTTCACCAAGGTCATCACTCCCTACATCCGCGGGGGAGAGGCCCAGTCTGGACGCCTCTTCTGGTCAGCATCTCTTTAGAGTCCCAGTTTAAGCCCCCCCACTatatctgtctttctccctaTCCCTTCATTACttttctcctccacctcccatcctccttatctctctccctctctgtctttctctctctgtccactcCCTTCCCgctctttctttcatttctttcatctcCATTTTAACTCTCTTCCCCTAGCTAATAGCTATCCATTcctttctctcaccctccctctctccttctctttctctccctcccccctctatctctctctctctctctctccgtccctaACTATTTAATTCGGTTAATTCCACTGGGCCTTTTCACTGTCAGAATTTTTGTCAGCTTTTTATCAGTCACTTCAATTAACAAGTAACTTatactcactcagtcactcactgactcattcagtcaccccccccgcctctctctctttgcccaCAGTGACATTGCGAGGATGCTGCTTAAGTCTACAGGAGACTTCCTGGAGGCGGGGCTACAGAGGAGTGgcaatgaattctgggaaagtGCAGATGACATTTCGCCCTTGGGAGAGATCAGGTGAGCTGGGCTGTACAATGTGGACCTCTGGAATGTATGCGTCGaacactgatgatgtcataatggatTCCTGTggaatgatgtcataataaacTGTCAAATGTCACGTCACGTGCAGGCGCTCGGTCATCGAGACGAGCCGCTCACTGAAGGAGCTCTTCCATGAGGCGAGGGAGAGGGCGTCCAAAGCGCTGGGCTTCGCCAAGATGCTCCGCAAGGTGAGGGTCACTGTCAGCCGCCACCCCcgtgcccccccgcccccaccctcctcatcctcactgctcctctctgcaggacctGGAGATCGCCGCCGAGTTCACCTTCTCTGCCAGCCTGCCCACCTTCCTTGAGGCTCTGAAAGAGAGGAACTATGTAAAGGTGAGCTGCTTCTCTTCTTATCTCTCGTTTGCGCTGCTGTTCCTGACTCTCTGGTtgtgctgttttcctctgtcatgTGGACCAGCTGTCTCTATTTGTTTAATGTCCATTCCACACATCTTtctctcccacccctctctgctcctgtctaTTTCTTGCTTtctacctctttctctccctctctatccctctccttcctgctctttcctcctgtctctccctctcttccccctccctcccgctatatccctctctctcctcccctctttccctctctccctctctatccctccctctgtgtccctctccctacctccctccctgcccctgtatccctctccctccctctccctctctctgatcttctctctctccctccctccctctgtccctctttccagGTGCAGATTCCAGGGctggatgagctgcaggtgTTCATTCCGAGCCGCCTGGCCCCGCAGCGTGACATtgtcctgcagctgctgagggCGGCGGCCGGGAAGGACTGTTCTAAGGAGCCGGACGAGATCCTGGACGAGATCTCCGATGAGGCCTACCTGCTGCTGAGCAAGCATGGAGCCTGGGACTCGCCTGCGGAGGCCAGCTGGCCGCAGTGGGAGGGCAGCCTGCTAAAGCTGCTCCCTCAGGTGGAGACTGTGGACACCCTCCGGGCCATGAAGGTGGGCTGCGCATTTATGTGTCATATGatacaaggtttttttttaactctcagCAAGCGCCTGCTAGTAATTAACTTTTGAGTTttaggggtggcagtgtagcatagtgataaggagcacggcttgaaactgaaaggttgctggttcaattccctgctggggtactgctgctgtgtcctt
This genomic stretch from Megalops cyprinoides isolate fMegCyp1 chromosome 1, fMegCyp1.pri, whole genome shotgun sequence harbors:
- the LOC118777887 gene encoding mitogen-activated protein kinase kinase kinase 4-like isoform X2, with amino-acid sequence MEPPDHNKPRRQDGPAEVASCRGSGMDDHMEEEEEEGETPHTAPPITPHQHSTPNEHQRDDLDGTIGLLNGRGNGHSPTPSRGRLAQTEALTAVELSEERGEPQSKRHPTSRPRRNPFAGSFALDPLGGLGGDPRKPYLSLGCGGGGRLPVSVPPSLARTHRQTSRSDCPADRLKFFETLRLLLRLTSMSSKKKEREQRGPEPSGVPGHSTEVVWLELQAWHARRSVPDQDLFLYNARKDIPDTIERVLTFRVDYRGLGAPPRAEGGAWPGGAHLQRQRLALEQVKRVMGLLESVEALYPSLQTLQRDYEGYAARDFQARVQALCLWLNITQDLNQKLWLMGTVLGLRDPSRLGWPVFQNPSPRCSRADEDEEEEEDEAEEEEGDTLANLGTALSPCSLHELTRLLSEEGLACPTGSPAPESVGRPGPRPFSIYRPFVDKALKQMGLRKLILRLHKLMGRSLQRARAALLSHAPTQEFSEFPDPLLYSDYLPELSPHLAHSTPGCEEAGPERVSWEELLAMDLPSFQPAFLVLCRVLLNVIHECLKLRLEQRPAGEPSLLSIKQLVRECKEVLKGGALMKQYYQFMLCGVVTDPLQANGNIDDFEEDLHKMLMVYFDYMRSWIQMLQQLPQASHSLKNLLEVEWSFTKVITPYIRGGEAQSGRLFCDIARMLLKSTGDFLEAGLQRSGNEFWESADDISPLGEIRRSVIETSRSLKELFHEARERASKALGFAKMLRKDLEIAAEFTFSASLPTFLEALKERNYVKVQIPGLDELQVFIPSRLAPQRDIVLQLLRAAAGKDCSKEPDEILDEISDEAYLLLSKHGAWDSPAEASWPQWEGSLLKLLPQVETVDTLRAMKVENLLLIVMQSSSLSAQRRAFQRPLEDLVTLRSEQTSSQPVIAGALEQLKNEALQLCIKISAAIDRVEYMFTSEFEAEVEESESPTLQQYYREAMIQSFNFAFEYHKEVVRLMSGEFRQRIGERYITCARKWMIHVLTKCESGRGTRPRWATQGFDFLQSIEPAFISILPEEDFLSLQALMNECIGHVIGKPHSPVSGLYIATRNSPRPIKVPRCHSDPPNPNLFMPNTDGFRGSNLHDNDRLSSGAPEQQFKSLSRHSSPTEDREEPYYPKVDPNATARRSWELRNFISQSKDTAARQSPMEAVRRSIRSFEEQRYALMKQRNIIGQVCHTPKSYDTVMHVGLRKVTFKWQRGNKIGEGQYGKVYTCINVDTGELMAMKEIRFQPNDHKTIKETADELKIFEGIKHPNLVRYFGVELHREEMYIFMEFCDEGTLEEVSRLGLQEHVIRLYSKQITTATNVLHEHGIVHRDIKGANIFLTSSGLIKLGDFGCSVKLKNNAQTMPGEVNSTLGTAAYMAPEVITRAKGEGHGRAADIWSLGCVIIEMVTGKRPWHEYEHNFQIMYRVGMGHKPPVPEKLSAEGKDFLAHCLESDPKQRWTASALLDHPFVKVCTDEE